One segment of Thermococcus profundus DNA contains the following:
- a CDS encoding ABC transporter substrate-binding protein — protein sequence MRKWLALLLVGMVVLTAGCVGSNEKASTGTTTELPTVRAATLMGGISTLDIMEAKGFDRENGFRVQVLRLGKTPDIIAALAKGETDFAVIPAEMAAKLAQRGTEIEIVAVDMMQNQAILGKKMKPEDLRGKKIGAVVASGTFKLFQAYMKVLYNLTPDDYTVVNVPPGSIKDSLNDVDAVVIWEPIVSELIASNVSVIATFEDLWNEAEDRDIVEGEPVMLVWVVRKDFADEHPDLVKAFVKAQKKSAKFWEENEDETKEILGKLYHLDAKTLDILYDRVEVNDDELDDDLIEGIKSEWRLAYLGGYLEKDPSKLDIFYRG from the coding sequence ATGAGGAAATGGCTCGCCCTTCTACTCGTTGGAATGGTCGTCCTAACCGCTGGATGTGTTGGCTCGAATGAAAAGGCCTCAACAGGCACGACAACTGAGCTCCCAACAGTTAGGGCCGCGACGCTCATGGGAGGAATAAGCACCCTCGACATCATGGAGGCTAAGGGCTTCGACAGGGAGAACGGCTTTAGAGTCCAGGTTCTCCGCCTCGGGAAGACGCCGGACATAATAGCGGCCCTCGCGAAGGGCGAGACGGACTTTGCTGTCATCCCTGCCGAGATGGCGGCAAAGCTTGCTCAGAGGGGGACTGAGATAGAGATAGTTGCAGTTGACATGATGCAGAACCAGGCGATACTCGGAAAGAAGATGAAGCCCGAAGACCTCAGAGGGAAGAAGATCGGGGCGGTTGTGGCATCGGGAACCTTCAAGCTCTTCCAGGCCTACATGAAAGTCCTCTACAACTTAACGCCCGATGACTATACAGTTGTTAACGTCCCGCCCGGCTCGATAAAGGACTCGCTCAACGATGTGGATGCCGTCGTCATCTGGGAGCCGATAGTGAGCGAGCTTATAGCCAGCAATGTAAGCGTCATAGCGACCTTCGAAGACCTCTGGAATGAGGCGGAGGATAGGGACATCGTTGAAGGAGAGCCTGTAATGCTCGTCTGGGTCGTGAGGAAGGACTTCGCCGATGAGCATCCAGACCTCGTTAAGGCCTTCGTAAAAGCTCAAAAGAAGAGTGCCAAGTTCTGGGAGGAGAACGAGGACGAGACCAAGGAGATACTCGGAAAGCTCTACCACCTCGATGCCAAGACCCTCGATATCCTCTACGACAGAGTCGAGGTCAACGACGACGAGCTTGACGACGACCTTATAGAGGGCATAAAGTCCGAGTGGAGGCTGGCCTACCTCGGAGGCTACCTCGAAAAAGACCCATCGAAACTGGACATCTTCTACAGGGGCTGA
- a CDS encoding 4-hydroxybenzoate octaprenyltransferase: MAFDPGEVGKASRFHALMRLVRIEHTLFSLPYAYVGAFLSGFKVTLWEIIWMSLALLGLRTATMAYNNIADLDIDSQNPRTWNRPLIKGAVRISDAWWLVVVGSSLYFVSAVLLNFWTAVLSPIPWIIAMSYSGAKRKHSFPHLHLGLTLALAVTAGTIAAGGDEANLLVLLERVPWAFFFGVLFWVAGFDTIYAIMDYEFDVKHGVGSIPARFGIEKALKIAFIFHLIAIAFFGLAIPLYNLGWIYALGWLIGSALIIYENVIVWRDLENVPKAFNLNIPIGLILTLAAIADVLVKLYGGG, from the coding sequence ATGGCCTTCGATCCCGGAGAGGTGGGCAAAGCCAGTAGGTTCCATGCATTGATGAGGCTAGTCAGGATAGAGCATACCCTTTTCAGCTTACCGTATGCCTACGTCGGAGCATTTTTGAGCGGCTTTAAGGTTACCCTCTGGGAGATCATCTGGATGAGTCTAGCCCTTCTCGGCCTCAGAACGGCAACGATGGCCTACAACAACATTGCCGACCTCGACATAGACAGCCAGAACCCGAGGACGTGGAACAGACCGCTGATTAAGGGAGCCGTTAGGATAAGCGACGCCTGGTGGCTTGTCGTTGTCGGCTCGAGCCTCTACTTCGTTTCAGCCGTCCTCCTCAACTTCTGGACCGCTGTCTTAAGCCCGATTCCATGGATAATAGCCATGAGCTATTCAGGAGCGAAGAGGAAGCACAGCTTTCCGCACCTACATCTAGGCCTTACCCTCGCTTTAGCTGTCACCGCTGGGACGATAGCGGCTGGCGGAGACGAGGCCAACCTGCTGGTCCTCCTCGAAAGGGTTCCCTGGGCGTTCTTCTTTGGAGTTCTCTTCTGGGTGGCTGGATTTGACACGATCTACGCGATAATGGACTACGAGTTCGACGTAAAGCACGGCGTCGGAAGTATACCAGCAAGGTTTGGCATTGAGAAAGCACTCAAGATAGCTTTTATCTTCCATCTCATAGCAATAGCCTTCTTCGGTCTGGCGATTCCGCTCTATAATCTTGGGTGGATCTACGCCCTTGGCTGGCTTATAGGGAGCGCGCTCATCATCTACGAGAACGTCATCGTCTGGAGGGACCTTGAGAACGTGCCAAAGGCGTTCAACCTCAACATCCCAATCGGGCTGATACTAACGCTTGCCGCCATAGCCGACGTCCTGGTAAAGCTCTACGGAGGTGGTTGA
- a CDS encoding UbiD family decarboxylase, whose product MKDMREYLSWLEKRGELIRVEEELSPELEIPAFLRRVMYSKAGAVLFERVKGYPEWRIAGNLFTGVETLKDALGVERLEEIGERPLKLFEGLPLGFSDKLSSLGRLKEMSAYLPKVVRKAEFTKNVIEDNPLDFIPAFKTWPRDAGRYLTYPLVCFSDPKEVNSISVYRVMLLDGERAVLHWQIHKRGSQAWRDYIEKNGGKMPVAIAIGSDIGTLLTAVSPVPYPLDKLLFAGFVRGKGLELYRLPNGVLVPANAEAVIEGYVDVKELHEEGPFGDHFGFYDKPAERNELYPVFHAERVYYRDDPIYYGSVVGKPPLEDAVIGKAIERIFLPMMKMILPEVVDVNFPEYGVFQGIAIVSIKKRYPGHGKKVLNALWGTGQAALTKVIVVVSEDINPHDINQVIWAIASFVDPQRDVLVIPNAHTDALDPAVPNPPLGSKLGIDATRKLPEEMNGRVVEEVEEDPQVLKRLEGLFKKYLGE is encoded by the coding sequence ATGAAGGACATGCGTGAATATTTAAGCTGGCTCGAGAAACGGGGGGAGCTGATTAGAGTAGAGGAAGAGCTATCACCTGAGCTTGAGATACCGGCCTTTCTGAGGAGGGTTATGTACTCGAAGGCTGGTGCCGTTCTCTTCGAGAGGGTTAAGGGCTATCCCGAGTGGAGAATAGCTGGAAACCTCTTCACGGGCGTTGAGACGCTCAAAGATGCTCTCGGCGTTGAGAGGCTTGAGGAGATAGGGGAGAGACCGCTTAAGCTCTTCGAGGGCCTCCCGCTCGGCTTCTCCGATAAGCTCTCCTCCCTGGGAAGACTGAAGGAGATGAGCGCTTATCTCCCAAAGGTCGTGAGGAAGGCTGAATTCACGAAGAACGTTATTGAAGACAACCCGCTCGACTTTATTCCCGCTTTTAAAACCTGGCCTAGGGACGCTGGAAGGTATCTCACCTATCCCCTCGTCTGCTTCTCCGATCCAAAGGAAGTGAACTCGATAAGCGTTTACAGGGTGATGCTCCTCGACGGCGAGAGAGCTGTTCTCCACTGGCAGATACACAAGCGCGGAAGTCAGGCATGGCGGGATTATATAGAGAAGAACGGCGGAAAGATGCCCGTGGCGATAGCCATCGGCTCGGACATAGGGACTCTATTAACGGCGGTCTCACCGGTTCCTTACCCGCTCGACAAGCTCCTCTTTGCTGGATTCGTCCGCGGGAAGGGCCTCGAACTCTACCGCCTGCCCAACGGAGTTTTAGTTCCGGCCAACGCGGAAGCGGTGATAGAGGGCTACGTTGATGTTAAAGAGCTCCACGAGGAGGGTCCCTTCGGGGACCACTTCGGCTTCTACGACAAGCCAGCAGAGAGGAACGAGCTTTACCCTGTTTTCCACGCCGAGAGGGTTTACTACCGCGACGACCCGATATACTATGGTTCAGTCGTCGGAAAGCCCCCACTGGAGGATGCAGTCATTGGAAAGGCTATCGAGAGGATCTTCCTTCCCATGATGAAAATGATCCTCCCGGAGGTCGTGGATGTAAACTTCCCGGAGTACGGCGTCTTTCAAGGTATCGCAATAGTCTCTATAAAGAAGCGCTACCCTGGGCATGGGAAGAAAGTCCTCAATGCCCTCTGGGGAACCGGACAGGCCGCACTTACTAAGGTTATAGTGGTCGTCAGCGAGGACATCAACCCACACGACATCAACCAAGTTATCTGGGCGATAGCTTCCTTCGTTGACCCGCAGAGGGACGTTTTAGTTATCCCGAACGCCCACACCGATGCCCTCGATCCGGCCGTTCCAAACCCGCCGCTCGGAAGCAAGCTCGGTATAGATGCCACCAGAAAACTCCCGGAGGAAATGAACGGGAGGGTCGTTGAGGAAGTGGAGGAAGACCCCCAAGTGCTCAAAAGGCTTGAAGGACTCTTCAAAAAGTACCTCGGTGAGTGA
- a CDS encoding ABC transporter ATP-binding protein has product MLRAEGLYFSYGDFTVENVSLTLDKGELVAIIGPNGAGKSTLLKLLFGLLKSERGKVEVDGKNIAELSPSEKAKLIGFVPQNHVPTFPFKALDFVLLGATPELGPFGAPSKKHREKAMELLRLFGLEKYAEKPYTSLSGGQIRLLLIARALMTSPRYLLLDEPTSNLDLKNSLLVLQTVKRLTKEGVGSLVVLHDPNLAGLFADRVLLMKGGRIIANGKPEEVIDERLLSEAYGVELKLIECAGERVLRPRVEV; this is encoded by the coding sequence ATGCTGAGGGCTGAAGGCCTCTACTTCTCCTACGGGGATTTCACGGTTGAAAACGTCAGCCTCACACTAGATAAGGGAGAGTTAGTTGCGATAATAGGCCCGAACGGGGCAGGAAAGAGCACCCTCCTCAAGCTCCTTTTTGGCCTTCTCAAGTCGGAGAGGGGGAAGGTTGAGGTTGATGGGAAGAACATTGCCGAGCTTTCTCCATCTGAAAAGGCTAAGCTCATCGGCTTTGTGCCACAGAACCACGTTCCAACGTTCCCGTTCAAGGCCCTTGACTTTGTTCTTCTCGGAGCCACTCCGGAACTCGGACCCTTTGGCGCTCCGAGTAAGAAGCACAGGGAAAAGGCGATGGAACTTTTGAGGCTCTTCGGCCTTGAAAAGTACGCTGAAAAGCCCTACACTTCGCTGAGCGGCGGACAGATAAGGTTACTCCTCATTGCGAGGGCCTTAATGACCTCGCCAAGATACCTCCTTTTGGATGAACCTACGAGCAACCTCGACCTTAAAAATTCCCTTCTGGTTCTTCAAACGGTGAAGAGGCTCACAAAAGAAGGGGTTGGCTCACTCGTGGTTCTCCACGATCCCAATCTAGCCGGGCTTTTCGCGGACAGGGTCCTGCTGATGAAAGGTGGTAGAATAATCGCCAATGGGAAGCCAGAGGAGGTTATAGATGAGAGACTCCTCAGCGAGGCCTACGGGGTGGAGCTGAAGCTTATAGAATGCGCCGGTGAAAGGGTTTTAAGGCCGAGGGTGGAGGTCTGA